A window from Actinomycetospora corticicola encodes these proteins:
- a CDS encoding long-chain-fatty-acid--CoA ligase, which translates to MTGAVGPAGSITGRGMTMSDLVARDARLEPDRTAFVDVRSRRSYREVDDRVTRLGNALASRGVAPGDRLAVLGLNSTDVVEAWLAALRIGAIAVPVNFRMVADEVAYVLADSGARVVLCDEAFVPVVDDARRAAPEVVDVLTLGAGLDAVLAEATGTSTERPVEDEAAAFIMYTSGTTGSPKGAVLTHRNLYLHAFCSMATLGREGDDLVWMSAAPLFHIAGLSGMLPALITAGTTVIPPSGGFDPAATVATLANERVTSCFMVPAQWQAVCALPDLATFDLSRLRRISWGAAPASDTLLRTMIESFPQAEVCTAFGQTECSPVTTYLRGEDSIRKIGSIGTPMVGVEVRVVDDEMNDVPRGAVGEIVYRSPMVMTGYWNKPDETAEAFRGAWFHSGDLVREDEDGYLYVVDRLKDMIISGGENIYCAEVENVLAAHPKIAEVALIGVPDPRWGETPLAVVVPRAPHDAPTDAEVEAFAREHLAAYKRPRHVRYVDALPRNAGGKVVKKALRERFGRDDQR; encoded by the coding sequence ATGACCGGAGCGGTGGGGCCCGCCGGATCGATCACCGGGCGCGGGATGACGATGAGCGATCTGGTCGCCCGGGACGCGCGCCTGGAACCCGACCGCACGGCTTTCGTCGACGTCCGGTCCCGACGGTCCTACCGCGAGGTCGACGACCGCGTGACGCGGCTGGGCAACGCGTTGGCCTCCCGCGGTGTCGCCCCCGGGGACCGGTTGGCCGTGCTGGGGCTCAACAGCACCGACGTCGTCGAGGCCTGGCTCGCGGCGCTGCGGATCGGCGCGATCGCGGTGCCGGTGAACTTCCGGATGGTCGCCGACGAGGTCGCCTACGTGCTGGCCGACAGCGGGGCCCGCGTCGTGCTCTGCGACGAGGCGTTCGTCCCGGTCGTCGACGACGCCCGCCGGGCCGCCCCCGAGGTCGTCGACGTGCTCACCCTCGGGGCCGGCCTGGACGCGGTGCTCGCCGAGGCGACCGGGACCTCCACCGAGCGGCCGGTGGAGGACGAGGCGGCGGCCTTCATCATGTACACGTCGGGGACGACGGGGTCTCCGAAGGGAGCGGTGCTGACCCACCGCAACCTCTACCTGCACGCCTTCTGCTCGATGGCGACCCTCGGGCGCGAGGGCGACGACCTCGTCTGGATGTCGGCGGCGCCGCTGTTCCACATCGCCGGGCTCTCGGGGATGCTGCCGGCATTGATCACCGCGGGGACGACCGTCATCCCGCCGTCGGGCGGGTTCGACCCGGCCGCCACCGTCGCGACCCTCGCGAACGAGCGCGTCACGTCGTGCTTCATGGTCCCGGCCCAGTGGCAGGCGGTCTGCGCGCTGCCCGACCTCGCCACCTTCGACCTCTCCCGGCTGCGCCGTATCTCCTGGGGCGCCGCGCCGGCGTCGGACACGCTGCTGCGGACGATGATCGAATCCTTCCCGCAGGCCGAGGTCTGCACGGCCTTCGGGCAGACCGAGTGCAGCCCGGTCACCACCTACCTGCGCGGGGAGGACTCGATCCGCAAGATCGGCTCGATCGGGACCCCCATGGTCGGCGTCGAGGTCCGCGTGGTCGACGACGAGATGAACGACGTCCCGCGCGGCGCGGTCGGGGAGATCGTGTACCGCAGCCCCATGGTGATGACCGGGTACTGGAACAAGCCCGACGAGACCGCGGAGGCGTTCCGCGGCGCCTGGTTCCACTCGGGCGACCTGGTGCGCGAGGACGAGGACGGCTACCTGTATGTCGTCGACCGGCTCAAGGACATGATCATCTCGGGTGGCGAGAACATCTACTGCGCCGAGGTGGAGAACGTGCTGGCCGCGCACCCGAAGATCGCCGAGGTGGCGTTGATCGGCGTCCCGGACCCGAGGTGGGGCGAGACCCCGCTGGCGGTCGTCGTCCCGCGCGCACCGCATGACGCGCCGACCGACGCCGAGGTCGAGGCGTTCGCCCGCGAGCACCTCGCGGCCTACAAGCGGCCCCGGCACGTCCGGTACGTGGACGCCCTGCCGCGCAATGCCGGGGGCAAGGTGGTCAAGAAGGCCCTGCGCGAGCGCTTCGGTCGCGACGACCAGCGCTGA
- a CDS encoding SDR family oxidoreductase: MDERPIAVLGATGRTGSRVARALTARGAPVRPLSRNGTGRERADMRDPSSLTHALEGCRAVFVVCPGFAQDEAEMIAAAARAAAEVGLDRIVLSSVIHPHTSTMAHHVRKADGEEAVRDCGVPWTVLQPAMFAQSVTGLFAHLGGDEHDVVIAWDPTRRLSALDLTDLAEVAATCLLDDGHEYATYELAGPEALSATTMVEQLAAVTGRPYRVLPVEPGAVAPPGMGEAEKRDFAAMCREYGTHGLHGNPRVLEMLLGRPATTFADAVTPR, from the coding sequence ATGGACGAGCGACCGATCGCCGTGCTCGGAGCGACGGGACGAACGGGCTCACGCGTCGCCCGGGCCCTCACGGCCCGCGGCGCGCCTGTCCGGCCGCTGTCGCGGAACGGCACGGGGCGCGAGCGGGCCGACATGCGCGACCCGTCCTCCCTCACCCACGCGCTCGAGGGGTGCCGTGCCGTCTTCGTCGTGTGTCCCGGCTTCGCGCAGGACGAGGCCGAGATGATCGCCGCGGCCGCCCGCGCCGCCGCCGAGGTCGGGCTGGACCGCATCGTGCTCAGCTCGGTGATCCACCCCCACACCAGCACGATGGCCCACCACGTGCGCAAGGCCGACGGCGAGGAGGCCGTCCGCGACTGCGGCGTCCCGTGGACCGTCCTCCAGCCCGCGATGTTCGCCCAGTCGGTCACCGGCCTCTTCGCCCACCTGGGCGGCGACGAGCACGACGTCGTCATCGCCTGGGACCCGACCAGGAGGCTGTCGGCCCTCGACCTGACCGACCTCGCCGAGGTCGCCGCCACCTGCCTGCTCGACGACGGACACGAGTACGCGACCTACGAGCTCGCCGGTCCGGAAGCACTCTCCGCCACCACCATGGTCGAGCAGCTCGCGGCGGTGACGGGTCGGCCCTACCGCGTCCTGCCGGTCGAGCCGGGCGCGGTGGCTCCCCCCGGGATGGGTGAGGCCGAGAAGCGCGACTTCGCCGCCATGTGCCGGGAGTACGGCACCCACGGACTGCACGGCAACCCCCGGGTGCTCGAGATGCTCCTGGGACGACCGGCGACCACCTTCGCGGACGCCGTCACCCCCCGGTAG
- a CDS encoding carboxymuconolactone decarboxylase family protein, which produces MDEDATSPSSQDRYARGLEILRAVGGRHDPAVVESLADLAPDVARYTVEFAYGDVYARPGLTWRERQLVTVAALTALGNAAAQLHFHIRGALEVGATPREITETIAHVSVYAGFPAALNGLSAARTVFSEAGTEVDVAADPGPAGDESRYERGLRLLSEIDGDAGHRVVESLRDVAPDLGRYLVEFAFGDIYAGDGLDLRTRELVTVAACTALGTAAPQLRLHIGGCLSVGGTREEVLEVITQMAVYAGFPAALNALAEAREAFASH; this is translated from the coding sequence GTGGACGAGGATGCGACCTCACCGTCGTCGCAGGACCGGTACGCGCGGGGTCTGGAGATCCTGCGGGCGGTCGGCGGCCGGCACGACCCGGCGGTGGTGGAGTCCCTCGCCGACCTGGCGCCCGACGTGGCGCGGTACACCGTCGAGTTCGCCTACGGCGACGTGTACGCCCGCCCCGGTCTGACCTGGCGGGAGCGGCAGCTGGTGACAGTGGCGGCCCTGACCGCGCTGGGGAACGCCGCGGCCCAACTGCACTTCCACATCCGCGGGGCCCTCGAGGTCGGCGCCACGCCGCGCGAGATCACCGAGACCATCGCGCACGTCAGCGTCTACGCCGGCTTCCCCGCCGCCCTCAACGGGTTGAGCGCCGCGCGGACCGTGTTCTCCGAGGCGGGGACCGAGGTCGACGTCGCCGCCGACCCCGGACCCGCCGGGGACGAGAGCCGGTACGAGCGGGGCCTGCGCCTGCTGTCGGAGATCGACGGCGACGCCGGGCACCGGGTGGTCGAGAGCCTGCGCGACGTCGCGCCGGACCTGGGTCGCTACCTCGTCGAGTTCGCGTTCGGCGACATCTACGCGGGCGACGGCCTCGACCTGCGGACGCGGGAGCTGGTGACCGTCGCCGCGTGTACGGCCCTCGGCACCGCCGCCCCGCAGCTGCGTCTCCACATCGGCGGATGCCTCTCCGTCGGCGGCACCCGCGAGGAGGTCCTCGAGGTCATCACACAGATGGCGGTCTACGCCGGGTTCCCCGCGGCCCTGAACGCGCTCGCCGAGGCACGGGAGGCCTTCGCGTCGCACTGA
- a CDS encoding ATP-binding cassette domain-containing protein, producing MPNLVNLENVAISFGGPKPVLDGVSLGVETGDRVGVVGRNGGGKSTLISILAGRQLPDDGRVSPVRGLRMASVTQQSQPTGATVRASVLGGEVPDHEWAADARSRTVIEGLRPGGGRGLDASVEGLSGGERQRIALAAALVQDLDLLVLDEPTNHLDVEGVRWLAAHLLARRTALVVVTHDRWFLDTVASRTWEVVDGRVEQFEGGYNDWIYARAERTRLADAAEQRRRNLARKELAWLRRGPPARTSKPKYRIEAAEALIADVPEPRNSVELVTMARHRLGRTVIELEDITLTVPSDPPRTIVNRQTWRIGPGDRVGIVGINGSGKTTLLKTLAGERVPDGGSRVLGTTVRLAHLSQDLSDLPLHRRVLQAVEDVAERVFIGGREHTASALAERFGFTAAQQWTPVSDLSGGERRRLQLVRLLMTEPNVLMLDEPTNDLDVDTLQQLEDILDGWAGTLVVVSHDRYLTERVCDRVVALFGDGRITDLPGGIEEYLRRRDQQLETAGAVRTVASSSATSGTSEADKRAARKEIQRIERRIEKLDTREKQLHTLLADAANDPTRLLDLDAELRALIAEREGLEEAWLEASVD from the coding sequence GTGCCCAACCTCGTCAACCTCGAGAACGTCGCCATCTCCTTCGGCGGCCCGAAGCCCGTGCTCGACGGCGTGTCCCTCGGCGTCGAGACCGGCGACCGGGTCGGCGTCGTCGGCCGCAACGGCGGCGGTAAGTCGACGCTGATCTCGATCCTCGCCGGGCGGCAGCTTCCCGACGACGGGCGCGTCAGCCCCGTGCGCGGGCTGCGGATGGCGTCGGTGACCCAGCAGTCGCAGCCGACCGGCGCGACCGTGCGGGCCTCGGTGCTCGGCGGCGAGGTCCCCGACCACGAGTGGGCCGCCGACGCACGGTCCCGCACCGTCATCGAGGGCCTGCGCCCCGGCGGCGGCCGCGGCCTCGACGCGTCGGTGGAGGGCCTGTCCGGTGGCGAGCGGCAGCGGATCGCGCTCGCAGCAGCCCTCGTGCAGGACCTCGACCTGCTCGTGCTCGACGAGCCGACCAACCACCTCGACGTCGAGGGCGTGCGCTGGCTGGCCGCGCACCTGCTCGCCCGCCGGACCGCGCTCGTCGTCGTGACGCACGACCGCTGGTTCCTCGACACCGTCGCCTCCCGCACGTGGGAGGTCGTGGACGGTCGCGTCGAGCAGTTCGAGGGCGGCTACAACGACTGGATCTACGCCCGCGCCGAGCGGACCCGGCTCGCCGACGCCGCCGAGCAGCGACGCCGCAACCTCGCGCGCAAGGAACTGGCCTGGCTGCGGCGCGGCCCGCCCGCGCGGACGTCGAAGCCGAAGTACCGCATCGAGGCCGCCGAGGCGCTGATCGCCGACGTGCCCGAGCCGCGGAACTCCGTCGAGCTCGTGACGATGGCCCGCCACCGCCTCGGGCGCACCGTCATCGAGCTCGAGGACATCACCCTCACCGTCCCCTCGGACCCGCCGCGCACGATCGTGAACCGGCAGACCTGGCGCATCGGCCCGGGCGACCGCGTGGGCATCGTCGGGATCAACGGCTCGGGCAAGACGACGCTGCTCAAGACCCTGGCCGGGGAGCGGGTTCCCGACGGCGGGTCGCGCGTCCTCGGCACGACGGTGCGCCTGGCGCACCTGTCGCAGGACCTCTCCGACCTGCCGTTGCACCGCCGCGTGCTGCAGGCCGTGGAGGACGTCGCGGAGCGCGTGTTCATCGGGGGCCGGGAGCACACGGCCTCCGCGCTGGCCGAGCGCTTCGGGTTCACGGCCGCGCAGCAGTGGACGCCGGTGTCCGACCTCTCCGGCGGCGAGCGACGCCGGCTGCAGCTCGTGCGGCTGCTGATGACCGAGCCGAACGTGCTCATGCTCGACGAGCCCACGAACGACCTCGACGTGGACACCCTCCAGCAGCTCGAGGACATCCTCGACGGCTGGGCGGGCACGCTCGTCGTCGTGAGCCACGACCGCTACCTCACCGAGCGGGTGTGCGACCGGGTCGTGGCGCTGTTCGGCGACGGGAGGATCACCGACCTGCCCGGCGGCATCGAGGAGTACCTCCGTCGTCGGGACCAGCAGCTCGAGACGGCGGGTGCGGTGCGCACGGTGGCGTCCTCGTCGGCCACTTCCGGGACGTCCGAGGCCGACAAGCGCGCGGCCCGCAAGGAGATCCAGCGCATCGAGCGGCGGATCGAGAAGCTGGACACCCGGGAGAAGCAGCTGCACACGCTGCTCGCGGACGCAGCCAACGACCCGACCCGTCTACTCGATCTCGACGCCGAGCTCCGGGCCCTGATCGCGGAGCGCGAGGGTCTCGAGGAGGCCTGGCTGGAGGCGTCCGTCGACTGA
- a CDS encoding 4-(cytidine 5'-diphospho)-2-C-methyl-D-erythritol kinase, with protein sequence MLSAVGPPVTVRVPAKINLHLAVGDLRADGYHDLVTVFQALNLFDEISVVSTHPRRGADHADGPDVELLGDVSEADRAAVPLDGSNLVWKAAVALAEVADREPDVRIGIRKSIPVAGGMAGGSADAAGTLLALSTLWRLDLGREALMQVAAQVGSDVAFALHGGTALGTGRGENLVPVLSRHTFHWVVALSDHGLSTPTVFGELDRLRAAATAESPVRRVGDVEPVLEAVASGEARSLALLLGNDLQAAAVSLDPGLRRTLRAGVAAGALAGVVSGSGPTCVFLCADGPDAVRVAAELAGAGVCRTVRVAHGPVPGARVTDGDPARPPRGPGGPPAPDPGPNMYA encoded by the coding sequence GTGCTCTCCGCCGTCGGGCCCCCGGTGACCGTGCGTGTCCCGGCCAAGATCAACCTCCACCTCGCGGTGGGCGACCTCCGCGCCGACGGCTACCACGACCTCGTCACCGTGTTCCAGGCGTTGAACCTCTTCGACGAGATCTCGGTCGTGTCGACGCACCCCCGGCGGGGCGCGGACCACGCCGACGGGCCGGACGTGGAGCTGCTCGGGGACGTCTCCGAGGCCGACCGCGCGGCCGTGCCGCTCGACGGGTCGAACCTGGTGTGGAAGGCGGCCGTGGCGCTGGCCGAGGTCGCGGACCGCGAGCCCGACGTCCGGATCGGCATCCGCAAGTCCATCCCGGTCGCGGGCGGCATGGCCGGAGGCAGCGCCGACGCTGCCGGCACCCTGCTCGCGCTCTCCACGCTGTGGCGCCTCGACCTCGGGCGCGAGGCGCTGATGCAGGTCGCGGCGCAGGTCGGCAGCGACGTCGCGTTCGCGCTGCACGGCGGCACCGCGCTCGGCACCGGGCGCGGTGAGAACCTCGTGCCGGTCCTGTCCCGCCACACGTTCCACTGGGTGGTCGCGCTGTCCGACCACGGGCTGTCCACCCCGACGGTGTTCGGCGAGCTCGACCGGCTGCGGGCCGCGGCCACCGCGGAGAGCCCCGTGCGTCGCGTCGGCGACGTCGAGCCGGTGCTCGAGGCCGTGGCATCCGGTGAGGCCCGCTCGCTCGCGCTGCTGCTGGGGAACGACCTGCAGGCCGCGGCGGTCAGCCTCGACCCGGGGCTGCGGCGGACGCTGCGCGCCGGCGTGGCGGCCGGCGCGCTCGCCGGGGTGGTGTCCGGCTCCGGGCCGACCTGCGTGTTCCTGTGCGCCGACGGTCCCGACGCCGTCCGCGTCGCCGCCGAGCTCGCCGGGGCCGGGGTGTGCCGCACGGTGCGCGTCGCCCACGGGCCGGTGCCCGGCGCGCGCGTGACCGACGGCGACCCGGCCCGTCCTCCCCGTGGCCCCGGTGGCCCGCCCGCGCCGGATCCCGGCCCGAACATGTACGCCTGA
- a CDS encoding hemolysin family protein, whose amino-acid sequence MITTILGILLGVVVVVLITAATGYFVAQEFGYMAVDRARLRARAAEGDTGAVRALDITRRTSFMLSGAQLGITVTGLLVGYVAEPLIGDGVGELLGVAGVPTAIGVAIGTVFALLLSTVVQMVFGELFPKNLAIARPEPVARALALSTKIYLALFGWIIRLFDAASNALLKALRIEPVHDVEHSATPRDLEAIIDDSRDSGDLRPELAALLDRSVDFSERTARAAMIPRPRVSWVRAEDTVADLTRVMVGGHSRYPVLGTAPDTDDDGAGSAPDLVGVVCLRDVLAWTGPTTAPVSDLMRAPVLVPSTLPLPQVLEQLRAEGEELACVLDEYGDLAGVITVEDVAEELVGEITDEHDPAGTDRTRTAGDGWVVPGDRHVDEVSRLIDAELPEGEYQTIAGLVVAELARLPEPGDTVVLTIPDDDPDEPDRTLHATVRAVDRRVPSEVGLRWAPLTDPAAVPADREVSR is encoded by the coding sequence ATGATCACGACGATCCTCGGCATCCTGCTCGGCGTGGTGGTGGTCGTCCTGATCACCGCCGCGACCGGGTACTTCGTGGCGCAGGAGTTCGGCTACATGGCCGTCGACCGCGCCCGCCTGCGCGCCCGCGCCGCGGAGGGCGACACCGGAGCCGTGCGGGCGCTGGACATCACGCGCCGCACCTCCTTCATGCTCTCCGGCGCCCAGCTCGGCATCACCGTCACCGGCCTGCTGGTCGGGTACGTCGCCGAGCCCCTCATCGGCGACGGGGTCGGTGAGCTGCTCGGCGTCGCCGGCGTCCCCACCGCGATCGGGGTGGCGATCGGCACGGTGTTCGCGCTCCTGCTGTCCACCGTGGTGCAGATGGTGTTCGGCGAGCTGTTCCCGAAGAACCTCGCGATCGCCCGCCCGGAGCCGGTGGCCCGCGCCCTCGCGCTGTCCACGAAGATCTACCTGGCGCTGTTCGGCTGGATCATCCGCCTCTTCGACGCCGCCTCGAACGCGCTGCTCAAGGCGCTGCGGATCGAGCCGGTGCACGACGTCGAGCACTCGGCCACGCCACGCGATCTCGAGGCGATCATCGACGACTCGCGCGACTCGGGCGATCTGCGCCCCGAGCTCGCCGCACTGCTCGACCGCTCGGTCGACTTCTCCGAGCGCACCGCCCGCGCGGCGATGATCCCGCGGCCGCGGGTGTCGTGGGTGCGGGCCGAGGACACGGTCGCCGACCTCACCCGCGTGATGGTCGGCGGGCACTCCCGCTACCCCGTGCTCGGCACCGCCCCGGACACCGACGACGACGGGGCCGGCTCGGCCCCCGACCTCGTCGGCGTCGTGTGCCTGCGCGACGTGCTCGCCTGGACCGGCCCGACGACGGCGCCGGTCTCCGACCTCATGCGCGCCCCGGTGCTCGTGCCGTCCACGCTGCCGCTGCCCCAGGTGCTCGAGCAGCTGCGGGCCGAGGGCGAGGAGCTCGCCTGTGTGCTCGACGAGTACGGCGACCTCGCGGGCGTCATCACCGTCGAGGACGTGGCCGAGGAGCTCGTCGGCGAGATCACCGACGAGCACGACCCCGCGGGCACCGACCGCACGCGCACCGCCGGCGACGGTTGGGTGGTCCCCGGCGACCGGCACGTCGACGAGGTGTCGCGCCTCATCGACGCCGAGCTGCCCGAGGGCGAGTACCAGACGATCGCGGGCCTCGTCGTCGCCGAGCTGGCCCGCCTGCCCGAGCCGGGCGACACCGTCGTCCTGACGATCCCCGACGACGACCCGGACGAGCCCGACCGCACGCTGCACGCCACCGTGCGTGCCGTGGACCGTCGGGTCCCGTCCGAGGTCGGACTCCGGTGGGCCCCGCTCACCGACCCGGCCGCCGTCCCCGCCGACCGGGAGGTCTCCCGATGA
- a CDS encoding CNNM domain-containing protein — translation MSVTAIVVSVLLIAASAFFVAVEFALVAARTYRLEEEAAHSASARAALRSARDLSLLLAGSQLGITLCVLGLGAITKPAVDEALNPLLTGWGVPTAVAGVASFVLSLIVVTFLHLVVGEMAPKSWAIAHPERSAVLLALPMRAFMVVTRPLLVVLNGAANRCLRAIGVEPVDEMAGGRGPDDLRELVDHSAETGALDPERRDQLLAALELERTPVRDLARKPVGVAADDDVATVQALARDSGHLRLVVNDGGRPVGYVHVRDTLTRPASTTAREVMRPVLRLDADTLLHAAVETMREQRAHLALVESDGRPLGLLTLSDLVGRLLPAAA, via the coding sequence ATGAGCGTCACCGCGATCGTGGTGTCGGTCCTGCTGATCGCCGCCTCCGCCTTCTTCGTCGCCGTCGAGTTCGCCCTCGTCGCGGCCCGGACCTACCGGCTCGAGGAGGAGGCCGCGCACAGCGCCTCCGCCCGCGCCGCCCTGCGCAGCGCCCGCGACCTGTCGCTGCTGCTCGCCGGCTCGCAGCTGGGCATCACGCTCTGCGTGCTCGGCCTGGGTGCGATCACCAAGCCGGCCGTGGACGAGGCGCTGAACCCGCTGCTCACCGGCTGGGGCGTCCCGACGGCCGTGGCCGGGGTGGCGTCGTTCGTGCTCTCGCTGATCGTGGTGACGTTCCTGCACCTCGTGGTGGGCGAGATGGCCCCGAAGTCGTGGGCGATCGCGCACCCGGAGCGCTCCGCGGTGCTGCTGGCGCTGCCGATGCGGGCGTTCATGGTCGTGACCCGGCCGCTGCTGGTGGTGCTCAACGGCGCCGCGAACCGCTGCCTCCGGGCCATCGGCGTCGAGCCCGTCGACGAGATGGCCGGCGGCCGCGGACCGGACGACCTGCGCGAGCTCGTCGACCACTCCGCCGAGACCGGCGCGCTCGACCCGGAGCGCCGCGACCAGCTGCTCGCGGCCCTCGAGCTGGAGCGGACCCCGGTGCGCGACCTCGCCCGGAAGCCGGTCGGCGTCGCCGCGGACGACGACGTCGCCACCGTGCAGGCGCTGGCCCGCGACAGCGGCCACCTGCGGCTCGTGGTCAACGACGGCGGGCGCCCCGTGGGCTACGTGCACGTACGGGACACCCTCACCCGCCCGGCGTCCACCACGGCGCGCGAGGTGATGCGCCCGGTGCTGCGCCTCGACGCGGACACGCTGCTGCACGCCGCGGTCGAGACCATGCGCGAGCAGCGGGCCCACCTGGCGCTCGTGGAGTCCGACGGCCGCCCGCTGGGGCTGCTGACGCTCTCCGACCTGGTCGGTCGGCTGCTCCCGGCGGCCGCGTAG
- a CDS encoding TetR/AcrR family transcriptional regulator: MDGAATGEQSNPGGRPRDPALDEAIIRATRRRLVLDGYSKMALGDIASDAGVSRPTLYRRWPGKFELVVDALDWGFRAQLDSYPPLDLAALPPREAFAEAVRRVDPCYVNPDAIILQGGFMGEQPRAPELLQILRERAVEPRLALLVDVLRGLQERGHVRADLDADALTTMCFGSFFGAFLRGDPGGAPFAERVTATVWPLIGLPDDGARRREGAVADS, from the coding sequence GTGGACGGAGCGGCGACCGGTGAGCAGTCGAACCCGGGCGGGCGCCCCCGCGACCCGGCGCTCGACGAGGCGATCATCCGTGCCACCCGTCGACGCCTGGTGCTCGACGGCTACTCGAAGATGGCCCTCGGCGACATCGCGTCCGACGCCGGGGTGTCCCGGCCGACCCTCTACCGACGGTGGCCGGGCAAGTTCGAGCTCGTCGTCGACGCCCTGGACTGGGGGTTCCGCGCCCAGCTCGACAGCTACCCGCCGCTCGACCTGGCGGCCCTCCCGCCCCGGGAGGCGTTCGCCGAGGCGGTGCGCCGGGTCGACCCCTGCTACGTCAACCCCGACGCGATCATCCTGCAGGGCGGGTTCATGGGGGAGCAGCCCCGCGCGCCGGAGCTGCTGCAGATCCTGCGCGAGCGCGCGGTCGAACCACGCCTGGCGCTGCTGGTCGACGTGCTCCGGGGCCTGCAGGAGCGCGGCCACGTCCGCGCCGACCTCGACGCCGACGCCCTCACCACCATGTGCTTCGGGAGCTTCTTCGGCGCCTTCCTCCGCGGCGACCCCGGTGGTGCGCCCTTCGCCGAGCGCGTCACCGCCACGGTCTGGCCGCTGATCGGCCTTCCCGACGACGGGGCCCGTCGTCGGGAAGGCGCCGTGGCGGATTCCTGA
- a CDS encoding nitroreductase family protein: MTLAQRTAAPAAPASSVSEALRSRRSVRAFRPTPVPRELVEELLALASRSASNSNTQPWRVHVVTGDAKRRLAEDLWEALDAGHRHPQPGYTYQPAPEAWVEPFRSRRAAFGDQLYRQCLGVEHDDAEGRDCHHRRNYEFFGAPVGMILTVSAHPLDGALVDAGQFLQGLMLAAREAGLDTCAQASFIDFHRVLRRHLDIGDDQIVVCGVALGYADHEHPLDEVVTPREAVSAFATFHGDGGS, from the coding sequence CGCTGCGGTCGCGTCGGAGCGTCCGGGCGTTCCGCCCGACGCCGGTGCCGCGGGAGCTCGTGGAGGAGCTGCTCGCCCTGGCGTCGCGCTCGGCGAGCAACTCGAACACCCAGCCGTGGCGGGTGCACGTGGTGACCGGCGACGCGAAGCGCCGGCTCGCCGAGGACCTGTGGGAGGCCCTGGACGCCGGGCACCGGCACCCGCAGCCCGGCTACACCTACCAGCCGGCGCCGGAGGCCTGGGTCGAGCCGTTCCGCAGCCGCCGCGCGGCGTTCGGCGACCAGCTCTACCGGCAGTGCCTCGGCGTGGAGCACGACGACGCCGAGGGGCGCGACTGTCACCACCGGCGCAACTACGAGTTCTTCGGCGCCCCGGTCGGGATGATCCTGACGGTGAGCGCCCACCCACTCGACGGGGCGCTCGTCGACGCCGGCCAGTTCCTCCAGGGCCTCATGCTCGCGGCCCGCGAGGCCGGGTTGGACACGTGCGCCCAGGCGTCGTTCATCGACTTCCACCGCGTCCTCCGGCGGCACCTCGACATCGGGGACGACCAGATCGTCGTCTGCGGTGTGGCGCTCGGGTACGCCGACCACGAGCACCCGCTCGACGAGGTGGTCACCCCGCGCGAGGCCGTGTCGGCGTTCGCCACGTTCCACGGGGACGGCGGCTCGTAG